One Methylomonas sp. LL1 DNA window includes the following coding sequences:
- a CDS encoding ATPase, T2SS/T4P/T4SS family — protein MSRYSSLFTGGNAEEDHAAKAAYRILFVDDEPNILSALRRIFRRENYHIDTALSGAEALQLLKDNPYQLVISDYKMPVMNGAELLKRVKALHPATIRIMLTGEADTGAVLGAINEGAVYKFILKPWNDDDLRITVGLALEQYDLIEKNNKLKVDNNNKTKEIKSLKKLIGSDSGEIAILLNKKNLLSDNQLQELFKLKQNSNQSMLKLILNRQWVDESAIRAILRKDLMVEEVSLAEFQIDSDVHNLLPRSICEQHAVLPLKIESGLLLLAMADPVNMDLQAELRFMSGLSLRVVMANVADIQKKIDEVYGAVHSFNDVDQIVNGNDPFESIQIIIEEDDAVPLGQLLQQTAEPPAIRLVNAVIIEAIHLGASDVHIQPRAKNVVVRYRIDGILQDKIYFPHHFHGPLVSRIKIMAEMDISERRRPQDGRVTVKTPTRIIDLRISTLPIINGEKVVMRILDQNASIQPIDKLGFSADDLLKIDRLINKPQGIILCTGPTGSGKTSTLYSFLQHGATPTKNFVTLEEPVEYYLDAAGQVNIKGKIELTFPVVLRAILRQDPDVILLGEIRDLETAEVAFQAALTGHLVFSTLHTNSAIATIARLFDLGLKPYILSSSLEGIISQRLVRRICEHCKAPDPVDTSLLQQLGPGFVSLRQPLFKGKGCERCGNSGYHGRLCLFELLIPNEEMRDLIVRQAGHLEFKKVAIASGYKTILDDAVEKVSQGLTTCDEVLRVLGPQVL, from the coding sequence ATGTCACGCTATAGCTCGCTGTTTACCGGCGGCAATGCCGAGGAAGACCATGCGGCAAAAGCCGCTTACCGGATCCTGTTTGTCGACGACGAACCCAACATCCTGAGTGCGTTACGCCGGATATTCCGCCGCGAAAACTACCACATCGATACCGCTCTGTCCGGCGCGGAGGCTCTGCAATTACTCAAGGATAATCCGTATCAACTGGTAATTTCCGATTATAAGATGCCTGTCATGAACGGAGCTGAACTGCTAAAAAGGGTCAAGGCCCTGCATCCGGCCACCATCCGTATCATGCTAACCGGCGAAGCCGATACCGGCGCGGTGCTGGGGGCCATAAACGAGGGCGCGGTTTACAAATTCATTCTAAAACCTTGGAACGACGATGATTTGCGCATCACCGTCGGTCTGGCGCTCGAGCAATACGACCTGATCGAAAAGAACAATAAGCTAAAGGTCGATAACAACAACAAAACCAAGGAAATCAAAAGCCTAAAAAAACTGATAGGCTCCGATAGCGGCGAGATCGCCATCCTGCTCAACAAAAAAAACCTGCTCAGCGACAACCAACTGCAGGAACTGTTCAAGCTCAAACAAAACAGCAATCAATCGATGCTAAAGCTGATTCTGAACCGGCAATGGGTCGATGAATCCGCTATCCGGGCGATTTTACGCAAAGACTTGATGGTGGAAGAAGTCTCGCTGGCCGAATTTCAAATCGATTCGGATGTGCACAACCTGTTGCCCCGTTCGATTTGCGAACAACATGCGGTATTGCCGTTAAAAATCGAAAGCGGCCTGTTGCTATTGGCGATGGCCGATCCGGTCAATATGGATTTGCAAGCCGAACTGCGCTTCATGAGTGGTTTGTCGCTGCGAGTCGTGATGGCCAATGTCGCCGACATTCAGAAGAAAATCGATGAAGTGTACGGCGCAGTGCATAGTTTTAACGATGTCGACCAAATCGTTAACGGTAACGATCCCTTTGAAAGCATCCAGATCATCATCGAAGAAGACGATGCCGTGCCGCTCGGCCAGCTATTGCAACAAACCGCCGAGCCGCCGGCCATTCGTTTGGTCAACGCCGTGATCATAGAAGCGATTCACTTGGGCGCCAGCGACGTTCATATTCAGCCGCGAGCTAAAAATGTGGTGGTGCGTTACCGGATAGACGGCATTTTGCAGGACAAGATTTATTTCCCTCACCACTTTCATGGACCGCTGGTGTCGCGGATCAAAATCATGGCCGAGATGGATATCTCCGAACGCCGCAGGCCCCAGGATGGCCGGGTGACCGTAAAAACCCCCACCCGGATTATCGATTTGCGCATCTCGACCTTGCCGATCATCAACGGCGAAAAAGTAGTGATGCGGATACTAGATCAAAACGCCTCGATCCAGCCTATCGACAAACTGGGATTTTCAGCGGACGATCTGCTCAAGATCGACAGGCTGATCAATAAACCGCAGGGCATTATTCTGTGTACCGGGCCGACCGGTAGCGGCAAGACCTCTACCCTGTATTCGTTTTTGCAGCATGGGGCGACACCGACCAAAAACTTCGTTACCCTCGAAGAACCGGTCGAGTATTATCTGGATGCCGCCGGCCAGGTTAATATCAAGGGCAAAATCGAACTGACCTTTCCGGTGGTGTTGCGGGCTATTTTACGGCAGGACCCGGATGTGATTCTGCTCGGCGAAATTCGCGACCTGGAAACTGCTGAAGTGGCTTTTCAAGCCGCCCTGACCGGCCACTTGGTGTTCTCGACCCTGCACACAAACTCGGCCATTGCCACCATTGCCCGCTTATTTGACCTGGGCTTGAAACCTTATATTCTATCCAGCAGCCTGGAAGGCATTATTTCCCAGCGGCTGGTACGGCGTATCTGCGAGCATTGCAAAGCGCCCGACCCGGTGGATACCAGTCTACTACAACAACTCGGACCAGGGTTTGTCAGCCTCCGACAACCGCTATTTAAAGGTAAGGGCTGCGAACGTTGCGGCAATAGCGGTTATCACGGCCGCCTATGTTTATTCGAGCTACTGATACCCAACGAAGAAATGCGCGACCTGATAGTCAGGCAGGCGGGCCATCTGGAATTCAAGAAAGTAGCCATCGCCAGCGGCTATAAAACCATTCTCGACGATGCCGTCGAAAAAGTCAGCCAGGGGCTGACCACTTGTGACGAGGTGCTGCGGGTACTGGGCCCCCAGGTACTTTAG
- a CDS encoding dihydroorotate dehydrogenase-like protein — protein sequence MVDLTTHYLGLRLAHPLVPSASPLSKNLDSARQLEDAGASALVMPSLFEEKIEAEQQQMERFFYGQAIGYGEADSFHPVPDHILTYQEQYLEHLQKLKANLQIPVIASLNGTSLGGWIEYGQALEQAGADALELNIYHLAANSEESSGSVERLYLDILQELKGKVSIPLAMKLSPQFSSPINFAQRLQAAGADGIAIFNRFYQPDIDLETLQVVPKLELSTAAEALLRIRWTALMFGRVKMSLAVTGGFHQTPDVLKALLAGADVVHLCSVLLEHGVGRLTEILNEMRQWLEEHEYQSISQLKGSVSQQHAIDPSAYERANYVQVLDSYTPASGVLR from the coding sequence ATGGTTGATTTGACAACACATTATCTAGGCCTGCGGTTGGCGCATCCCTTAGTGCCGTCCGCCTCGCCGCTTAGCAAAAATTTGGATAGCGCTCGGCAACTGGAAGATGCGGGCGCATCCGCCCTTGTGATGCCGTCACTGTTCGAGGAAAAAATCGAGGCCGAGCAACAGCAAATGGAGCGGTTTTTTTACGGTCAGGCTATCGGCTATGGCGAAGCGGATTCTTTTCATCCGGTGCCCGATCATATTCTGACCTATCAGGAGCAATACCTCGAACATTTGCAAAAACTGAAAGCCAATTTGCAAATACCGGTGATCGCCAGTCTGAACGGTACTTCCCTCGGCGGCTGGATCGAATACGGGCAGGCCTTGGAACAAGCGGGGGCCGATGCGCTGGAATTGAATATTTATCATTTGGCGGCCAATTCCGAGGAAAGCAGCGGAAGCGTGGAGCGGCTTTACCTGGATATTTTGCAGGAATTGAAAGGCAAGGTCAGCATTCCTCTCGCCATGAAACTTTCGCCGCAGTTCAGTTCTCCGATCAATTTCGCTCAGCGCTTGCAAGCCGCGGGTGCTGACGGCATTGCCATCTTCAATCGATTTTATCAACCCGACATTGACCTGGAAACCTTGCAAGTCGTACCTAAGCTGGAACTTTCAACCGCGGCCGAAGCCCTGTTGCGTATCCGTTGGACGGCGTTGATGTTTGGGCGGGTCAAGATGTCGCTGGCCGTTACCGGCGGTTTTCATCAAACCCCTGATGTGCTCAAAGCCTTGCTGGCTGGTGCCGATGTGGTGCATTTGTGTAGTGTATTGCTGGAACATGGGGTGGGGCGCTTGACCGAAATCCTGAATGAAATGCGGCAATGGTTGGAAGAACATGAGTATCAATCGATCAGCCAACTGAAGGGTAGTGTCAGTCAACAACATGCCATTGATCCGAGTGCCTATGAACGTGCCAATTATGTTCAGGTCTTGGATAGCTACACGCCGGCTAGCGGAGTTTTGAGATAG
- a CDS encoding NAD(P)/FAD-dependent oxidoreductase → MTDHYQSSVDVIIIGAGASGLMCAIEAAKRGRKVRVLDHANKAGKKILMSGGGRCNFTNYHVDADNYLSHNPHFCKSALKRFSQWDFLALVQLYRIPFHERLHGQLFCDDSAKDILNMLLSECRQFGVTISLQTPIERVSADAGGGFAVHTPSAKQHCQSLVVATGGLSIPKMGATPFGYRIAEQFGIKVWPTRAGLVPLTLHPDDKQIFSALTGIAVPCEVTYQRHSFKENLLFTHRGLSGPAVLQISSYWRPGDVLTINLLPEHNLLRMLKQRRNQGNKVKVRNWLSDYLPKRLIQALLSESSLEMLLADCSDKQLQHIVDSLQAWRIKPNASEGYRTAEVTVGGVDCDALSSRTLECLQVPGLYFIGEVLDVTGWLGGYNFQWAWSSGWCAGQYA, encoded by the coding sequence ATGACGGATCATTATCAGAGTTCTGTTGACGTTATCATTATTGGTGCCGGCGCTTCAGGTTTAATGTGCGCGATAGAAGCAGCCAAACGCGGCCGTAAGGTGCGCGTGTTGGATCATGCCAACAAGGCCGGTAAAAAAATTCTGATGTCGGGAGGAGGACGCTGTAATTTCACTAATTACCACGTCGATGCCGATAATTACCTTTCGCATAACCCGCATTTTTGTAAATCCGCTCTAAAGCGCTTCAGTCAATGGGATTTTTTGGCGTTGGTGCAGCTCTATCGGATTCCATTTCACGAGCGATTGCATGGCCAGTTATTTTGCGACGATAGCGCCAAGGATATTCTAAATATGTTGCTGTCCGAATGTCGTCAGTTTGGCGTGACTATCAGCTTGCAAACGCCCATAGAGCGAGTTTCCGCCGATGCGGGCGGCGGTTTCGCCGTGCATACGCCATCGGCTAAGCAGCATTGTCAATCGTTGGTGGTGGCAACGGGCGGTTTGTCGATTCCGAAGATGGGCGCCACGCCTTTCGGTTATCGGATTGCCGAACAGTTCGGGATCAAGGTGTGGCCAACTCGCGCAGGCTTGGTGCCGTTGACGCTGCATCCCGATGATAAACAGATCTTTTCGGCCTTGACCGGCATAGCCGTGCCCTGTGAAGTGACCTATCAGCGTCACAGTTTCAAGGAAAACCTGTTGTTTACGCATCGCGGCCTGAGCGGACCGGCCGTCTTGCAAATATCGTCATATTGGCGGCCGGGAGACGTGCTGACGATTAATCTATTACCCGAGCATAATCTTTTGCGGATGTTGAAACAAAGGCGCAATCAAGGCAATAAAGTGAAAGTCAGAAATTGGCTAAGCGATTATTTGCCGAAGCGTTTGATTCAAGCTTTGTTGTCTGAGTCGTCGTTGGAAATGTTGTTGGCCGATTGTTCCGATAAACAACTACAGCATATCGTCGATAGTCTGCAAGCCTGGCGAATCAAGCCTAATGCCAGCGAAGGCTATCGGACCGCCGAGGTTACGGTGGGTGGGGTGGATTGTGATGCGCTTTCTTCCAGAACCCTGGAATGTCTGCAAGTTCCCGGCTTGTATTTTATCGGCGAAGTGCTCGATGTAACGGGTTGGCTGGGTGGCTATAATTTTCAATGGGCCTGGTCGTCGGGGTGGTGCGCGGGTCAATACGCCTAG
- a CDS encoding GTP-binding protein has translation MALYDDENKRLSIKLVYYGPAQSGKTTNLMRLHDLLRTDLKGEIMMMETANDRTLFFDLLPVGFKAPSGLLIKFKLYTVPGQVVHDSTRKAVLSRADGVVFVADSQRTQSINNGEAFANLEENAARVGIDFDHLPLVVQFNKRDMANILSEDEVMDRWREAPWPVVFSAALDGRGVIETFNALLLQVYDNLNQEFDFQQTHKLSRDEFIRQSTGQLGNEVT, from the coding sequence ATGGCATTATACGACGACGAAAACAAGCGCTTGAGCATCAAACTGGTATATTACGGCCCGGCGCAGAGCGGTAAAACCACCAACCTGATGCGGCTACACGACCTGCTGCGTACCGATCTGAAGGGCGAAATCATGATGATGGAGACCGCCAACGACCGCACCCTGTTTTTCGACTTGCTACCGGTCGGTTTTAAGGCGCCATCGGGTCTGTTGATCAAGTTCAAGCTCTACACCGTGCCGGGCCAGGTTGTGCATGACAGCACCCGTAAGGCGGTATTGTCGCGCGCCGACGGCGTGGTGTTCGTCGCCGACTCGCAACGCACCCAAAGCATCAACAATGGCGAGGCCTTTGCCAATCTGGAAGAAAACGCCGCCCGCGTCGGCATAGACTTTGATCATCTGCCGCTAGTGGTGCAATTCAACAAACGCGACATGGCCAATATTCTGAGCGAAGACGAAGTCATGGACCGTTGGCGGGAGGCACCTTGGCCGGTTGTGTTCAGCGCCGCGCTGGACGGCCGCGGCGTGATAGAAACCTTCAACGCTCTACTGCTTCAAGTGTATGACAATCTGAATCAGGAATTTGATTTTCAACAAACCCACAAGCTGTCTCGCGACGAATTCATCCGGCAATCCACCGGGCAGTTAGGCAATGAGGTAACTTGA
- the nifJ gene encoding pyruvate:ferredoxin (flavodoxin) oxidoreductase has protein sequence MQNQQTLTIDGNQAAASVAHKLNEVIAIYPITPSSAMGEWADEWSSRGQKNLWGTVPQVIEMQSEAGAAGTIHGALQAGTMATTFTASQGLLLMLPNMYKIAGELTPTVFHIAARSLACQALSIFGDHSDVMAARMTGFAMLCSNSPQEVQDFALIAHAASLEGRIPFMHFFDGFRTSHEVAKLVTIDDGVLKGMIDQEWISAFRNRSLTPDQPMLRGTAQNPDVYFQAREAVNPFYQALPGIVQRAMDRFAGLTGRQYHLFDYVGSPDAERVIVLMGSGAEAVEETLDYLNRHGESVGMLKVRLYRPFAADGLIAALPASCRKIAVLDRTKEPGSDGEPLYKDVLGAIAQDVIAGNGKFSVMPKVVGGRYGLSSKEFTPGMVKAIFDQLNNDRPKNHFTIGIDDDVSNSSLPWDAGFRTDVHADIFQAMFYGLGSDGTVGANKNTIKIIGEETEDFAQGYFVYDSKKSGAITVSHLRFGSKPIKSTYLIGENDANFIGCHQTIFLERYDMLINAADNAVFLLNTPEPVDQVWDSLPKKMQEQMLAKNIRFFVIDGYAVAENCGMGKRINTIMQTCFFAISGVLPQDQAIEAIKHAVEKTYGKKGRRIVELNFKAIDDTLAGLHQVTLPKHTSSNFDIMDHVAESAPDFVKRVTAEIIAGRGDLLPVSAMPIDGTFPTGTTAYEKRNLALEIPVWEIDLCTECGKCAMVCPHASIRSKIYPLEALDNAPATFKHAPMLGKDFPAGLAMTYQVAPEDCTGCSLCVDICPIRDKSNASRKALNMRPQAPLREPERENWDFFLSLPEYDRRHLKTNTIKGAMVLQPLFEFSGACVGCGETPYIKLASQLFGDRMIVANATGCSSIYGGNLPTTPWTKNSEGRGPAWSNSLFEDNAEFGLGMRVSIDKQTEFATELLSSLREPLGGEYVDAVLQADQSDEAGLYEQRQRVAELKQRLQAMTEPAAKTLLELADYLCKKSVWIIGGDGWAYDIGYGGLDHVLASGRNVNILVLDTEVYSNTGGQTSKSTPLGAVAKFSASGKATAKKDLGLLAMDYGNVYVAHVAYAGKDIQTLNAFIEAEAHDGPSIIIAYAPCIAHGVDMSNNHRQQNLAVKSGHWPLFRFNPNRIKQGKNPMQLDSAEPSIPYREFVMSETRFSMLWQSHPDAAEAFLQQAQQDVKSRYRYYKQLSELEWNEATSVSAVKAQLITETAKETQNG, from the coding sequence ATGCAAAATCAGCAAACACTTACCATTGACGGCAACCAGGCCGCGGCTAGCGTCGCGCATAAATTGAACGAAGTGATTGCCATTTATCCGATTACGCCTTCGTCGGCAATGGGGGAGTGGGCGGACGAATGGTCATCGCGCGGGCAGAAAAACCTCTGGGGTACCGTACCCCAGGTCATCGAAATGCAGAGCGAGGCCGGCGCGGCCGGCACCATACATGGCGCGTTGCAGGCCGGTACCATGGCCACCACCTTTACCGCCTCGCAGGGCTTGCTATTAATGCTGCCCAATATGTACAAAATCGCCGGTGAATTAACCCCGACGGTGTTTCATATCGCCGCGCGGTCGCTGGCTTGCCAGGCCTTGTCCATTTTCGGCGATCATAGCGACGTAATGGCGGCGCGCATGACCGGTTTTGCGATGCTGTGCTCCAACTCGCCCCAGGAAGTACAGGACTTCGCCTTGATCGCTCACGCCGCCAGTTTGGAAGGCCGAATTCCGTTCATGCATTTCTTCGATGGTTTTCGAACCTCTCACGAAGTGGCCAAATTGGTGACCATTGATGACGGCGTGCTGAAGGGCATGATCGATCAGGAATGGATTAGCGCATTCCGTAACCGGAGTTTGACGCCTGATCAGCCGATGTTGCGCGGCACCGCCCAGAATCCCGACGTGTATTTTCAAGCCAGGGAAGCGGTTAATCCGTTTTATCAAGCATTGCCCGGCATTGTGCAGCGGGCAATGGATAGGTTCGCCGGTTTGACCGGCCGCCAATATCATTTGTTTGATTATGTCGGATCGCCCGATGCGGAGCGGGTGATAGTGCTGATGGGCTCGGGAGCCGAAGCGGTGGAAGAGACTCTGGATTATCTCAATCGTCACGGTGAATCAGTGGGTATGCTGAAAGTACGGCTATACCGGCCTTTCGCGGCAGATGGTTTGATTGCGGCGCTGCCGGCCAGTTGCCGCAAGATTGCGGTATTGGATCGCACCAAGGAACCCGGTTCCGATGGCGAACCCTTGTATAAGGACGTGTTGGGCGCCATTGCTCAGGATGTTATTGCCGGCAATGGCAAATTTTCAGTGATGCCTAAAGTCGTCGGTGGCCGTTACGGTTTATCGTCGAAGGAATTCACGCCGGGCATGGTCAAGGCAATTTTTGACCAACTCAACAACGATCGGCCCAAGAATCATTTCACCATCGGCATCGATGACGATGTGTCCAACAGTAGCTTGCCATGGGATGCGGGTTTTAGAACCGATGTACATGCCGACATTTTTCAGGCCATGTTTTACGGCCTTGGTAGCGACGGCACGGTTGGAGCCAATAAAAATACTATTAAAATCATTGGCGAAGAAACGGAAGATTTTGCCCAAGGCTATTTTGTCTATGACTCGAAAAAGTCCGGCGCGATTACCGTATCGCATTTGCGTTTTGGCTCCAAACCCATTAAATCGACATATTTGATCGGCGAAAACGACGCCAATTTCATCGGCTGCCATCAAACTATCTTTCTGGAACGTTACGACATGTTGATCAACGCCGCCGACAACGCGGTATTCTTGTTGAACACGCCGGAGCCAGTGGATCAGGTCTGGGACAGCCTGCCCAAGAAGATGCAAGAGCAGATGCTGGCCAAGAATATCCGTTTTTTTGTGATCGATGGTTATGCGGTGGCGGAAAACTGCGGGATGGGGAAACGCATCAATACCATCATGCAGACCTGCTTTTTTGCCATTTCGGGCGTGTTGCCTCAGGATCAGGCGATTGAGGCCATTAAACATGCGGTCGAAAAGACTTACGGTAAAAAAGGCCGTCGTATCGTTGAGTTAAACTTCAAGGCTATCGATGACACACTGGCCGGTTTGCATCAGGTGACTTTACCAAAGCATACCAGCAGCAACTTCGACATCATGGACCATGTTGCCGAATCGGCCCCTGACTTTGTCAAACGCGTCACCGCCGAAATCATCGCCGGGCGCGGTGATTTACTGCCGGTCAGTGCGATGCCCATAGACGGCACATTTCCAACCGGTACCACCGCCTATGAAAAACGTAATCTGGCACTGGAAATTCCGGTCTGGGAAATCGACTTATGTACCGAATGCGGTAAGTGTGCGATGGTTTGCCCGCATGCCTCCATACGCAGCAAAATCTATCCGCTCGAAGCCCTAGACAATGCGCCGGCCACTTTCAAGCATGCGCCGATGCTAGGCAAGGATTTTCCGGCCGGTTTGGCGATGACCTACCAGGTAGCGCCGGAAGACTGTACCGGCTGCAGTTTGTGCGTGGACATCTGTCCTATCCGCGACAAATCCAATGCCAGCCGCAAGGCCTTGAACATGCGTCCGCAAGCGCCGCTGCGCGAACCGGAGCGTGAAAACTGGGATTTCTTCCTGTCACTGCCGGAATACGATAGGCGTCATTTGAAAACCAACACCATCAAGGGGGCAATGGTGTTGCAGCCTTTGTTCGAATTTTCCGGCGCCTGTGTCGGTTGCGGCGAAACCCCTTATATCAAACTGGCTTCGCAATTGTTCGGCGACCGGATGATAGTCGCCAACGCCACTGGCTGTTCATCAATTTACGGCGGTAATCTGCCGACCACGCCTTGGACTAAAAACAGCGAAGGCCGAGGTCCGGCCTGGAGTAATTCCTTGTTCGAGGATAATGCCGAGTTTGGTCTGGGCATGCGGGTGTCTATCGATAAACAGACTGAATTTGCAACCGAACTACTGTCGAGTCTGCGTGAACCATTAGGTGGAGAGTATGTCGATGCCGTCCTGCAAGCCGATCAATCGGACGAAGCCGGTTTATACGAGCAACGTCAACGCGTGGCGGAATTAAAACAGCGCCTGCAAGCCATGACAGAGCCCGCCGCAAAAACACTGCTAGAACTGGCCGATTATTTATGCAAGAAAAGCGTCTGGATCATCGGCGGCGACGGCTGGGCCTATGACATCGGTTACGGTGGTTTGGATCATGTGCTGGCCAGTGGTCGTAACGTGAATATCCTGGTGCTGGATACCGAGGTTTATTCCAATACCGGTGGCCAAACCTCCAAATCCACGCCGCTGGGGGCGGTGGCCAAGTTTTCCGCCAGCGGTAAAGCCACGGCAAAAAAAGATCTTGGCTTGCTGGCCATGGATTACGGTAATGTCTATGTGGCGCATGTGGCCTATGCCGGCAAAGACATTCAGACCCTGAATGCGTTTATCGAAGCCGAAGCGCATGACGGGCCATCCATCATCATCGCCTATGCGCCTTGTATCGCGCACGGAGTGGATATGTCCAACAATCATCGCCAGCAAAATTTGGCCGTGAAAAGTGGTCACTGGCCGCTGTTCCGCTTCAATCCGAATCGGATCAAGCAAGGTAAAAATCCGATGCAACTGGATTCGGCGGAACCCTCTATCCCGTACCGGGAATTTGTGATGAGCGAAACCCGCTTCAGCATGCTTTGGCAGTCCCATCCGGATGCGGCCGAAGCCTTTTTACAGCAGGCCCAGCAGGATGTGAAAAGCCGCTACCGTTATTACAAACAACTGTCGGAGCTGGAATGGAACGAAGCCACCAGCGTTTCGGCGGTAAAAGCGCAGCTGATTACCGAAACTGCCAAGGAGACTCAAAATGGTTGA
- a CDS encoding sensor histidine kinase, with product MSTEPFNDFERELALDDLLRGIDGRRLLSALQGLLNAPLAIFDTKGVRLLGETEVTREAPCLPIIVELEAIGSLNADVAPQHLQAAAELLTLLLRTNARYLMASDLHLQTQRADYEELQRRHLALAKSEQRYKALSETLEQRVEQQVKTIESAQLKLYESEKLASVGRLAAGIAHEINNPIGFIRSNLTTAVGYLESLKKIGVLFEASANTAALRAAWQAEDMAFVQQDMQDILNESIQGTERIAAIVKDLKGFSRINDSARESADLNQIIRQICNIAIAELRDKVKLSLDLAVLPPFYCQPGELGQAFLNLLINSVDSINTTGMIQFRTYSKDQRIHIEVRDNGCGIAETDLPHVFDPFFSTKEVGKGMGLGLTVCRNIIQAHGGNLAIKSKPNVGTLVSIVLPLKPVRQASS from the coding sequence ATGTCGACCGAACCCTTCAACGATTTCGAGCGGGAACTGGCGCTAGACGACTTATTGCGCGGTATCGATGGCCGCCGCCTGCTCTCCGCCTTGCAAGGCCTGCTGAATGCCCCGCTGGCGATCTTCGATACCAAGGGGGTCCGCCTGCTAGGCGAGACTGAAGTAACGCGAGAGGCCCCCTGTCTACCGATCATCGTTGAACTGGAAGCCATAGGCAGCCTGAACGCCGATGTCGCGCCGCAACACCTTCAAGCGGCAGCGGAACTGTTGACCTTGTTATTGCGCACCAATGCCCGTTACCTGATGGCCTCCGATTTGCATCTGCAAACCCAGCGCGCCGATTATGAGGAACTGCAACGCCGGCATCTCGCCCTGGCAAAATCCGAACAACGTTATAAAGCCTTGTCCGAAACCTTGGAGCAACGGGTCGAACAACAAGTCAAAACCATAGAAAGCGCGCAACTGAAACTCTATGAAAGCGAAAAGCTGGCCTCGGTCGGACGTTTGGCGGCGGGCATTGCTCACGAGATCAACAATCCGATCGGTTTTATCCGCAGTAATCTGACGACTGCGGTCGGTTACCTGGAATCACTGAAAAAAATCGGAGTACTGTTCGAGGCTAGCGCCAACACTGCCGCGCTACGAGCCGCCTGGCAAGCCGAGGATATGGCTTTTGTACAGCAGGATATGCAGGATATTCTCAACGAGAGCATCCAGGGTACCGAGCGAATCGCCGCCATCGTCAAGGATTTAAAAGGCTTCTCCCGCATCAACGATTCCGCTCGGGAAAGCGCCGATTTGAATCAAATCATTCGGCAAATTTGTAATATCGCCATCGCCGAATTACGCGACAAAGTCAAGTTATCGTTGGATTTAGCCGTGCTGCCGCCTTTTTACTGTCAGCCAGGGGAACTGGGGCAAGCATTCTTGAATCTGCTGATCAATTCAGTCGATTCGATCAACACCACCGGTATGATTCAATTTCGCACCTATTCCAAGGATCAGCGGATTCACATCGAAGTGCGCGACAACGGTTGCGGTATTGCCGAAACCGATCTGCCGCATGTATTCGATCCGTTTTTTTCCACCAAGGAAGTTGGAAAAGGCATGGGCTTGGGTTTGACGGTCTGCCGCAATATCATTCAGGCCCATGGCGGCAACTTGGCAATCAAAAGCAAACCCAATGTCGGCACGCTGGTCAGCATCGTCTTGCCGCTGAAACCGGTTCGTCAAGCCTCATCATGA
- a CDS encoding SDR family oxidoreductase encodes MQTILITGANRGLGFEFCRQYAMAGWRVIAACRDPSAAIGLVALAEQYPSLQIEALEIANFAQIDALSLRLADQSIDVLLNNAGVYPDKPEQGFGWIDYPEWSKTLLINTMAPVKLAEAFLPQLERGHKKLIVAVSSLMGSIADNSSGSSLLYRTSKAGLNAAMKNLAIDLAARSLGVLILHPGWVKTDMGGQNALIEAKESVTGMRKQIDAFSLEQSGCFIKYDGSRLPW; translated from the coding sequence ATGCAAACCATATTGATTACAGGTGCTAATCGAGGTTTGGGATTTGAGTTTTGCCGGCAATATGCCATGGCCGGATGGCGGGTGATTGCCGCTTGTCGCGATCCTTCCGCCGCGATTGGATTGGTAGCTTTGGCGGAGCAATATCCGTCGCTACAAATCGAGGCATTGGAAATTGCTAATTTTGCCCAGATCGATGCGCTTAGTCTACGTTTGGCCGATCAATCCATTGATGTGTTGCTGAATAACGCCGGAGTATATCCAGACAAGCCCGAGCAGGGTTTTGGTTGGATTGATTATCCGGAATGGTCGAAGACTTTGTTGATTAACACCATGGCGCCAGTGAAATTGGCCGAAGCGTTTTTGCCTCAACTTGAGCGCGGCCACAAAAAGTTGATTGTCGCCGTCAGTAGCTTAATGGGCAGCATAGCTGACAATAGTAGCGGCAGTAGTTTGTTGTATCGCACCAGTAAAGCCGGCTTGAATGCCGCAATGAAAAATTTAGCTATTGATTTGGCCGCTCGTTCGTTGGGTGTGCTGATTTTGCATCCTGGTTGGGTTAAGACCGATATGGGGGGCCAAAATGCGTTAATCGAAGCCAAGGAAAGCGTAACCGGCATGCGAAAACAGATTGATGCATTCTCACTCGAGCAATCCGGTTGCTTTATTAAGTATGACGGTAGCCGTTTACCCTGGTGA